TTCTGATTCTTCTGTTTTCGGAGCTTCAACTTCTGTTTTGCTTTCAAAAGCAGGCTTTGTTTTAACTTTTGGTTCTTCTTTTTGATAGAAGGTTTCAATTTTCTGAGCAGGTTCTGCTACAGCACTTGCCGGAGCATTAAACTCTGCTTTAGGCTGTCCGTAATCTGTCTTAGGTTCATTCCTGATAGGCTCATTAACGAAGAAATTGAATTCAACCGGTTTCTCTTGTGAAGAATTGTTATTGAATACATTACCAGACTGAGGGTCTTCTTTTTTATTATCAAAATCAAATGAGAAAGACTGAATTTCCAAATCGTTTGGATCTTCCTCTTCTTCAATAGAAAGTAGGCTATATTCCTCCTGCTCATCTTCATTTCTCCATCCTTGTTCAGGAGTGTTAACTGTACTTTCTTCTTTATCAAAGAATTTTATTTCTGTTCTGATTTCCTCTTCCTCAATAATCATTTTTTTTTCGGTAGAAGTCACATTGAATGGAGTATCATGGTCCTCATCATCCAACCTGAAAAGGCTTTTTCCTCCGAAATCATGCGTTATTTCAGGAGCAGACTCTCTTTCTTCTCTTGTTTTAAAAGGAGAAGATTTTGGGGACTCTAAATTATCGTTAAGACTGATTCTGATCTTTTCTGTAGGACCTGAAAATTTCTTATTATCATTAGAGAATCCTGTAGCGATAACAAGTACACTTACTGCATCTCCTAATTCTTCATCAGCACCCACCCCGAAAATAATATCTGCGGTATTTCCAGCTTCTTTCTGGATGTGGTCCATAATGATACCGATCTCGTCCATCGTAACTTCTTCAGCACCACTTCTGATCAACAATAGTACATTTTTAGCACCTGTAATCTTGTTATCATTCAATAACGGAGAATCCAATGCTTTTCTTACGGCTTCTTCAGCCTTATTTTCACCTGAAGCAGTACCTGTAGACATTAGCGCTGTACCAGAGTTCTGAAGGACAGATTTAGCATCTCTAAAGTCAATGTTTACATCAAAGTACCCTGTAATAACTTCTGCCATTCCTTTAGCGGCATTGGCTAACACTTCATCGGCCTTAGAGAATCCTTGTTTGAATCCAAGGTTTCCAAATTGCTGTCTCAGTTTATCGTTGTTGATGACAATTAATGAATCAACATTATTTTTTAATTTATCAAGTCCGTTTTCAGCTTGTTCCAATCTTCTTTTTCCTTCGAAACTGAAAGGGACGGTAACAATACCTACGGTTAGGATTCCCATGTCTTTTGCTACTTTAGCAATGACAGGAGCTGCTCCGGTACCTGTACCACCACCCATTCCGGCAGTGATGAACACCATTTTCGTGTTCTGCCCCATAGCGGCTTTGATATCTTCAATACTTTCAATAGCAGATTTTTCTCCTACTTCAGGATCTGCACCAGCTCCAAGACCTTCCGTGATGGAAGTTCCCAATTGAACTTTATTGGCAACAGGGTTATTATCCAGGGTTTGGGCATCTGTATTACAGATCACGAAATCAACCCCGTGGATCCCTTTTTCGTACATGTGTTTTAGTGCGTTGTTTCCTCCGCCTCCTACACCGATTACTTTTATGATGGATGAATTTCCCTTTGGTAGGTCAAATGAAAATCCTTGTGTACCTATATTTTCCATAACTATACTTTTAATAATTATAATTGATAATTGACTGATGATAATTGATAAGGAAAAGATCGTTTATCGCTTATCATTCATCATTTATAATTTACTCTACTTCTTCAAAGAATTTTTTTACTTTTTCCATAAGCGACTGCCCGAAGGTCAACTTCGCTTTTCTGTTTTCCTGCTTTTCATCGGCAACCAATTGTTCCTGAACTGGAGCTGCAGCCTGTTGAACGGGTTGAACAGTTTCTGTCTGTACAGGAGCTGCTTCAGGCTTAGTTTGCTCTTTTACAACCTCCTCTATATCGTCAATAGTCTGCTTTTTATCTCTGATCTTCAAACTTTCCATCAGCAACCCAATAGACGTAGCAAATTCAGGGCCTTTCAGATACTGATTTTTATCGTTGGCGATATATTCATTCGCAAAACCGATTCTGCTGTCAAAACCTGTGGTATAGTTGGCCAGTTGTCTAAGGTGCTTAAGGTTTGATCCACCACCTGTCAGAACAATTCCGGCAATCAGCTTTTTCTTTTGTTCAAAGGCTCCGTAGGCTTTTAACTCGGTATTTACCATTTCCAAAACTTCTTCTACTCTTGCATTGATGATTTGAGCAAGGGTTTTTAAAGAGATTTCCTTATCTGGTCGCCCATGAAGTCCGGGAATTGTTACAAAAGTACTGTCTTTTTCTAATTCGGAAACAGCCGAACCGAATTTTACTTTCAATTGTTCAGCATGTTTTTCAATAATGGAGCAACCTTCTTTGATATCTTCCGTAATAATTCCACCTCCGTAAGGGATTACGCAGGTATGGCGGATGATATTGTCTTTGAAGATTGCAATATCTGTAGTTCCTCCTCCGATGTCTACAATAGCAACTCCGGCTTCTTTCTCTTCTTTGGTAAGAACAGCTTCAGAAGAGGCTAATGGTTCTAAAGTAAGGGCTTCCATTTCTAGTCCGGCTTCGCGAACGCATCTTGCAATATTTCTGATGCTTCCCATTTGCCCGACAACAACGTGGAAGTTAGCTTCTAAACGTTTTCCGTGCATTCCGACAGGTTCCTGAATTTCCCCTTCGGAATCCACTTTATATTCTTGTGGAAGGACATGGATAATTTCTTCTCCAGGAAGCATAACCAGTTTCTTGACCTGATCTTTTAATGCTTCAATATCATCATCTGTGATGAATTTATCCGGATGTTCACGCATAATATAATCGGAGTGCTGCAGAGAACGAATGTGTTTTCCTGCAATACCTACCGTAACTTTGCGGATAGGAACCCCGGCACTGGATTGTGCCTCGGATACTGCAGCCTTGATTGAATTAATTGTCTGTGAAATATTATTCACAATACCTTTATGAACACCAAGACTTTTAGCTTTTCCTACACCGAGAACTTCTATTTTCCCGTGTGCATTCCTTCTTCCGACAATCGCGACTATCTTTGTTGTCCCGATGTCCAGACCTACTGAATACTCTTGATTTTCCATTTTTATATCGATTTGATTTTTTTCTACTTTTTCCATGGCAGGATCAGGTCCTGCTTTGTGTTAATAGTCCTTTAGGACCTTTTTTATTCTATTTTCACCTTTGGTTTCGGCTTTGGCTTGGACTGTGCCGGGGCCGTTGTTTTTTTCTCTGTTTTCTTTGCCTGTATTTTAGGTTTTGTACTCTCTTTCGGTTTTGCCGGGGGTGAGCTTGTTTTTTTTACTTCTGCAATCTTTGGCTTTACCTCTGCTTTTTTAGCAGCGGCAGTGAGTGCAGGAGCTTTTGCCATTTCTAATCTACCCGCCTTCAGGATACTGTCGTTTTCCTTGAAGTGAGGATTGAGAGTGGTCACAATCTGGTTTTGATACTTTACAGAGACCATACTGTATTTTTGCGGATCCTGATAGACCAGGTATTTTTCCACAAAGGTTTTAAATCCTTTTACTTTAAAATCAATATTATCGAGATCTCCAATTTCCACTCTGTAGTTTCCTTCGCTGGTCAGGAGGTTATAGCTGTCCTTGCTTTTTGAAATTCCAATAAAATATTTCTTACTAAAATCATCGTTATCAATTTTTCCAACCAGTTCTGCCAGTTTTTCATATTCATCCGGCTGTACATTTCCTGTTACAAGCATACAAGGATGGGAATAGGTTCTTGAAATAGGAAATTCAATTCCTTTTTCGTCTACATAAAAGTCTTTTCCATCTTTATTAAGCCTGAATACCGGAACCCTCTGTTTGATATCAAGGTTCAATTTTCCGTTTAGGTTTAGATAAACATTGGCACTATCCACTGCGGGAAGTGCATTGATCTTTTTTTCCAAAGCCGGAATATTCAGATCTCCTACTTTTCCTGATGGATTCTCTTTTTTTACAATTTCCCTGATATCTTTTTCATCAACAAAGTAAACAGGAGTTTTTTCATTCATTTTTACAGAAATCTTATTATCCGTAATCTTTTGGCCACCGAATCTCTTCAACGAGAAACTCAGTAACAATCCAAGGATGATTACCGTGATAACAATTTTTAATATTCTGTACTTATTTTTCATACATTTTCTGTATTCATGTATTTATGTAAAATGTATTCATGAATACGTAAATACATTATTACTTTTTACAATTTATTTATCCATTCACAGATTGGGTCGTACAGGGTATCTATATTCCCGGCTCCTACGGTGAGAAGGATGTCAAATTCTTTTTCTTTTATTTTTTCAAAAGCATCAGATAAAGTTGATACTTCTTTTTTGTCTAATGTTACTTTGTCCAACAACCAGCTTGAAGTAATTCCTTCAAAATTCTCCTGAAGTTCTCTTGCCGGATAAATGTCCAATAAGATCAATTCGTCTGCCTTACTCAGACTTTCTGCAAATCCGTCTGCAAAATCTCTTGTTCTGCTAAACAGGTGCGGCTGGAAGGCTACCAATAATTTTTTATTGGGGTAAAATGTTTTAATAGAGCTCATTACCGCATTGATTTCTGTAGGGTGGTGAGCATAATCATCAATATAAATTTTACCGTTTTCGTAAAAATGCTTGGTATATCTTCTTTTAATTCCCTTAAAATTGGCAATTGCTTTTTTCAGCGTATCAAAATCTACGCCCAAATTATGCAAAATTGCCAATGCTACTGTAGCATTTTCTACATTATGGATTCCCGGGATTTCCCAAACAAAATCTTTTATTGTTTCTGTTGGAGTATGGAAGTCAAAATAAATCTTATCATGATCCATTCTCAGGTTATCCGAATAGTAATCAGCTTTTTCGTTTACAGCGTAAGTCTGATGGGCTCTTCCGATTTCAATTCCTTTTCTTACAAATAGTTGTTTATCTTCAGGAACTAGGGCTGCAAATTGTCTGAAGCCTTCTTCAATATGGCTTTTATCTCCATAAATATCCAGGTGGTCTGCATCAGTTGAAGTCACTACTGCCCAATCCGGAGAGAGGTTCAGAAAGCTTCTGTCATATTCATCTGCCTCCACCACTGAATAGGTGGAACCGTTGTATAGAAAGTTTGACTTAAAGTTCTCAGAAATTCCTCCTAAAAAGCATGAGAACGGTAAGTTTGCTTCTTTGCATAGGTGAGAAACCAGGGTAGAGGTAGTGGTCTTCCCGTGGGTTCCAGCTACTGCGATGCAGTCTGTATTTTCCGTAATTAAGCCTAAAACTTTTGCACGTTTCAACACTTCAAACTGACTTTGATTGAAATGATCTAAGATTCCAAGCGTTTTAATGGCAGGAGTATAGATTACCAATGTATCTTCTTTATGAAGGGATGTAATTCTTTTGTCTATAAGATCTTCAAAAACAATATCAATCCCTTCTTTCATCAGATTTTGGGTAAGCTTGGTGTTGGTTTTATCGTAACCCAATACTTTTTTACCGGACGCATGGAAGTAACGTGCTAAAGCACTCATTCCGATACCTCCGATTCCAACGAAGTAAAAGTTTTGATATGTTTCTAAGTTCTTCATTATTTATTAAAAATTTTCATTTGTCATTGGCTGTGCCGAATCTGTGATTTCCGAGGACCAAGAAATCTCAATAATTGAGATTCTTCACTTCACTACGTTTCGTTCAGAATGACAAACCCTACATATTTATCTTATTATTTTAAATATCTCATCTACAATCTCTTTCGTGGCATTTGGCTTAGCAAAATACTCAAGATTGTCGGACATTTCTTTTCTCACATTTTCGTTTTCGCAGATTTCTGATAATGTATTCCAGAATTTCTCCTGCATTTCAGAGTCTTTTACCATTCTGGCAGCATTTTTTTCAACCAGGTTCATGGCATTTTTGGTTTGGTGGTCTTCTGCCGCAAATGGGAATGGCACCAATAATACCGGCTTTTGTGCTACTGCCAACTCTGAAATGGCAATGGCTCCGGCTCTTGAAACGATGATGTCTGCTGCAGAATAGGCCAATTCCATGTCTTTGATAAATTCACGGATCTGAATATTCCTGGTATCAATATTTTTCGTTTCTTCAATAATATCTTTATAATCAAGCTTTCCGGTCTGCCAGATCAGCTGATAATCTTTGTCTACAATTTGTTTTAAATGAGATTTCCAGGCATTATTTAATGTTCTGGAGCCTAAAGATCCACCTACCGATAAAATGGTAAGTTTATCCTTATTTAATCCCATTTTTTCTTTTGCCTGAGCAGTATCCTGCATCCCAGAAATAATAACAGAACGGATCGGATTTCCAAGAAATTTTATCTTTTCTGCTGGGAAGCCTGCTACTTTAGGGTAAGCTGTAAATATCGCTTTAGCTGCTTTACTTAAAATTTTATTGGTTACACCAGCATGAGCGTTCTGTTCTTGAATAAAGACCGGAACTCCCAATTTGGTAGCTTCATATAAAGCAGGTCCGCTTGCAAATCCTCCTGTTCCTATCGCAACATCCGGTTTAAATTCTTTGATGATGGCTTTTGATCTGTTTAAACTTTTCAAAATCTTGAAAGGGAGTCCTAAGTTGGACAACAGGTTTCCTCTGTCGATTCCGGCGATATCAATTCCTTCAATTTTGTATCCGGCTTGTGGAACTTTTTCCATTTCCATTTTTCCGTTGGCTCCAATGAACAAAAATTCTGCATCAGGAAATCTGCTCTTGATCTCATCAGCGATGGCGATGGCAGGGAAGATATGTCCTCCTGTTCCTCCGCCTGATAGTAATATTTTTAGTCTTTTGCTCATTGTTTAATATAATAGGACTGCGTCCGATTTTTTGTTAAATCGTCCCTTCGGGACTCTTTTAGGTTTATGCGATATCGTTTATTTCTGCTATGCTTTGTTTTTTGCCCATTCCTTCTTCATCGTAAATCTGAATTCTGGAGCTTATATTTAAGATAATTCCTAGCTGTAAATAGGTTACCAGCATCGAGGTTCCTCCATAACTGATCAGTGGTAATGGCTGTCCTGTTACCGGGATCAGATTCACAGCAACGGCAATATTGACCGATAACTGTATAAAAATCATTACCCCGAGACTGAGCACCAGCAACGATCCGAAGAAGGCTGGCATTTTACTCGCGATCATCACAATTCGTATCATCATAATCAGATAGAGACTGATCAAAAAGGCAGCTCCGATTACTCCGTATTCTTCTACGATAACCGCGAAGATAAAGTCGGAGGCGGATTGTGGAAGCATTTGCTTTAAGGCACTTTTTCCTGGTCCCATTCCTGTAATTCCACCGTGTACAATGGCGGCTTTGGCCTGCATTACCTGATAGTTCTTTGCTTTTACACTTTCATCATCTGTGTCTGCTGATTTTGCTTTGCTTGATGTAAATGTTTCAATACGGCTCATCCATGTGTGAACACGGTTTCCGCCAATCATATTGGTATTTAATGCAATCAACAGGAAGAATACAATGGCTACAAATGAGGCTGAAATAAAACCCGCAATGTATTTCCAGTGAAGCTGTCCGACAATCAAAACAATTACTGAAACCATCAGAATCATTAATGCGGTAGAACCGTTATCTTTTGCTACCAGTACAAAAACAAGAAGAATAGGTCCGAAAATATACATGATATTCTCTATTGGAAGCCTTTCTCTTGTGATCTTCTTGGTTAAGTATCTGCATAAATAGATAATCAACATCAGGAAGGCGAATGATGATGGCTGAAAGGAAATGGGGGTACCCGGAATTTTCAACCATCTGGAAGCACTGGCTCCATCAATGGTTTGGCCGGTAAACATGGTAACAATCAATAAAACGATCATCAGCCCCAGTAGAATACTGCTGAGCTTTCCGATGTATTCGTATTTTATAGTTCCTACAAGCCTCATAATGGCTAATCCAAGGAGTACAAAGAACATATGTTTGATAACGTGGCCTGTGGTGGTTCCGTTATTCACAATATATTCCAGGTTTGAACTTGCAGAGTAAACAGGGAAAATAGAGAAAATGGAGATCACAAGAATGACCATCCAAAGTACTTTATCGCCCTTTAGAAATTCAAATCTGGTTTCTGTATTCTGCTCGTCCATAATTAATGCTATTGGCTTCTGACTAATGGCCATTGGCTTTTAATACCTGCTCTTTAAACTGACGTCCTCTGTCTTCATAGCTTTTGAATAAATCAAAGCTTGCGCAGCATGGAGAAAGCAGAACGGTGTCTCCTTTTTTAGCCAGTGATTTTGATATTTTCACCGCTTCTTCCATACTTGAAGTATCATAGATAAATTCCTTTTTATCCTTGAAAAAATCTATAATTTTCTTATTATCAACACCAAGGCAAACAATTGCCTTTACTTTTCTTTTGACTAAATCTTCAATTTCAGTATAGTCATTCCCTTTATCTAATCCACCCACGATCCATACGGTTGGGGTTTTCATACTTTCTAAAGCATAGTAAGTGGCATTCACATTGGTTGCCTTACTGTCATTGATGTATTTTACACCGTCTGTTTCCGTTACGAATTCCAATCTGTGTTCTACGGCCTGGAATGTCATTAATGAATGTCTTATGCTTTCATTGTTGATCTTCAGTATTTTACCTGCAATTGATGCGGCTAAGCTATTGGCAACATTATGGTTTCCTAAAAGAGATAACTCTTCAACTTTCATTGAGAATTCATGTTTCATTTTTACCACAATCTGATCATCATTTACAAAACCTCCTTCAGGAAGTTGTTCCTTTGTGGAGAAAGGAATCATCTTCGCTTTTATTTCTAGCTTTTCAAGCAGGTTTTTGCTCATTTCATCATCTTTATTGTAGATGAAGAAGTTGTCATTTTCCTGATTTTCAGTGATTCTGAATTTTGCCAATGCATATTCTTCATAATTGTAATTGTACTGATCCAGGTGATCCTGAGATAAGTTCAACAATAAAGAGATGTAGGGTCTGAAGTTCTGAATGTCATCCAACTGGAAAGAGCTTACTTCCAGTACATAATATTCATGGTTTTCATCTGCAACCTGTTTTGCAAAGCTATAGCCTATGTTTCCTCCTAAACCTACGTTTAATCCGTCATTTTTCAGGATATAGTAGATCAGAGAAGTGGTGGTGGTTTTTCCGTTGCTTCCTGTGATAGCAATGATCTTAGCATCTGTAAATTCAGAAGCAAATTCAATTTCTGAAGAAAGTCTTATTCCTTTTTCATGAATTTTATGGATGATCTCTGCTTTTTTCGGAATTCCCGGGCTTTTTACGATCCAATCTGCATTTAGAATCCTTTCTTCGTTGTGGTCTCCTTCTTCAAATTCAATTTCATTTTCGGTAAGAAA
This Chryseobacterium sp. G0162 DNA region includes the following protein-coding sequences:
- the ftsZ gene encoding cell division protein FtsZ, giving the protein MENIGTQGFSFDLPKGNSSIIKVIGVGGGGNNALKHMYEKGIHGVDFVICNTDAQTLDNNPVANKVQLGTSITEGLGAGADPEVGEKSAIESIEDIKAAMGQNTKMVFITAGMGGGTGTGAAPVIAKVAKDMGILTVGIVTVPFSFEGKRRLEQAENGLDKLKNNVDSLIVINNDKLRQQFGNLGFKQGFSKADEVLANAAKGMAEVITGYFDVNIDFRDAKSVLQNSGTALMSTGTASGENKAEEAVRKALDSPLLNDNKITGAKNVLLLIRSGAEEVTMDEIGIIMDHIQKEAGNTADIIFGVGADEELGDAVSVLVIATGFSNDNKKFSGPTEKIRISLNDNLESPKSSPFKTREERESAPEITHDFGGKSLFRLDDEDHDTPFNVTSTEKKMIIEEEEIRTEIKFFDKEESTVNTPEQGWRNEDEQEEYSLLSIEEEEDPNDLEIQSFSFDFDNKKEDPQSGNVFNNNSSQEKPVEFNFFVNEPIRNEPKTDYGQPKAEFNAPASAVAEPAQKIETFYQKEEPKVKTKPAFESKTEVEAPKTEESEFTFVNKTIDQDKIIERRNKLKEFNSRYQSFDSTSEFESIPAFKRKNISIDGTNASDQNINTYMSDNNGSMQIRENRFLNKDVD
- the ftsA gene encoding cell division protein FtsA, which codes for MENQEYSVGLDIGTTKIVAIVGRRNAHGKIEVLGVGKAKSLGVHKGIVNNISQTINSIKAAVSEAQSSAGVPIRKVTVGIAGKHIRSLQHSDYIMREHPDKFITDDDIEALKDQVKKLVMLPGEEIIHVLPQEYKVDSEGEIQEPVGMHGKRLEANFHVVVGQMGSIRNIARCVREAGLEMEALTLEPLASSEAVLTKEEKEAGVAIVDIGGGTTDIAIFKDNIIRHTCVIPYGGGIITEDIKEGCSIIEKHAEQLKVKFGSAVSELEKDSTFVTIPGLHGRPDKEISLKTLAQIINARVEEVLEMVNTELKAYGAFEQKKKLIAGIVLTGGGSNLKHLRQLANYTTGFDSRIGFANEYIANDKNQYLKGPEFATSIGLLMESLKIRDKKQTIDDIEEVVKEQTKPEAAPVQTETVQPVQQAAAPVQEQLVADEKQENRKAKLTFGQSLMEKVKKFFEEVE
- a CDS encoding cell division protein FtsQ/DivIB, encoding MKNKYRILKIVITVIILGLLLSFSLKRFGGQKITDNKISVKMNEKTPVYFVDEKDIREIVKKENPSGKVGDLNIPALEKKINALPAVDSANVYLNLNGKLNLDIKQRVPVFRLNKDGKDFYVDEKGIEFPISRTYSHPCMLVTGNVQPDEYEKLAELVGKIDNDDFSKKYFIGISKSKDSYNLLTSEGNYRVEIGDLDNIDFKVKGFKTFVEKYLVYQDPQKYSMVSVKYQNQIVTTLNPHFKENDSILKAGRLEMAKAPALTAAAKKAEVKPKIAEVKKTSSPPAKPKESTKPKIQAKKTEKKTTAPAQSKPKPKPKVKIE
- the murC gene encoding UDP-N-acetylmuramate--L-alanine ligase, which gives rise to MKNLETYQNFYFVGIGGIGMSALARYFHASGKKVLGYDKTNTKLTQNLMKEGIDIVFEDLIDKRITSLHKEDTLVIYTPAIKTLGILDHFNQSQFEVLKRAKVLGLITENTDCIAVAGTHGKTTTSTLVSHLCKEANLPFSCFLGGISENFKSNFLYNGSTYSVVEADEYDRSFLNLSPDWAVVTSTDADHLDIYGDKSHIEEGFRQFAALVPEDKQLFVRKGIEIGRAHQTYAVNEKADYYSDNLRMDHDKIYFDFHTPTETIKDFVWEIPGIHNVENATVALAILHNLGVDFDTLKKAIANFKGIKRRYTKHFYENGKIYIDDYAHHPTEINAVMSSIKTFYPNKKLLVAFQPHLFSRTRDFADGFAESLSKADELILLDIYPARELQENFEGITSSWLLDKVTLDKKEVSTLSDAFEKIKEKEFDILLTVGAGNIDTLYDPICEWINKL
- the murG gene encoding undecaprenyldiphospho-muramoylpentapeptide beta-N-acetylglucosaminyltransferase is translated as MSKRLKILLSGGGTGGHIFPAIAIADEIKSRFPDAEFLFIGANGKMEMEKVPQAGYKIEGIDIAGIDRGNLLSNLGLPFKILKSLNRSKAIIKEFKPDVAIGTGGFASGPALYEATKLGVPVFIQEQNAHAGVTNKILSKAAKAIFTAYPKVAGFPAEKIKFLGNPIRSVIISGMQDTAQAKEKMGLNKDKLTILSVGGSLGSRTLNNAWKSHLKQIVDKDYQLIWQTGKLDYKDIIEETKNIDTRNIQIREFIKDMELAYSAADIIVSRAGAIAISELAVAQKPVLLVPFPFAAEDHQTKNAMNLVEKNAARMVKDSEMQEKFWNTLSEICENENVRKEMSDNLEYFAKPNATKEIVDEIFKIIR
- a CDS encoding FtsW/RodA/SpoVE family cell cycle protein translates to MDEQNTETRFEFLKGDKVLWMVILVISIFSIFPVYSASSNLEYIVNNGTTTGHVIKHMFFVLLGLAIMRLVGTIKYEYIGKLSSILLGLMIVLLIVTMFTGQTIDGASASRWLKIPGTPISFQPSSFAFLMLIIYLCRYLTKKITRERLPIENIMYIFGPILLVFVLVAKDNGSTALMILMVSVIVLIVGQLHWKYIAGFISASFVAIVFFLLIALNTNMIGGNRVHTWMSRIETFTSSKAKSADTDDESVKAKNYQVMQAKAAIVHGGITGMGPGKSALKQMLPQSASDFIFAVIVEEYGVIGAAFLISLYLIMMIRIVMIASKMPAFFGSLLVLSLGVMIFIQLSVNIAVAVNLIPVTGQPLPLISYGGTSMLVTYLQLGIILNISSRIQIYDEEGMGKKQSIAEINDIA
- the murD gene encoding UDP-N-acetylmuramoyl-L-alanine--D-glutamate ligase, whose protein sequence is MKIVVLGGGESGCGAAYLAKKKGLEVFLSDKGAIKDNYKQFLTENEIEFEEGDHNEERILNADWIVKSPGIPKKAEIIHKIHEKGIRLSSEIEFASEFTDAKIIAITGSNGKTTTTSLIYYILKNDGLNVGLGGNIGYSFAKQVADENHEYYVLEVSSFQLDDIQNFRPYISLLLNLSQDHLDQYNYNYEEYALAKFRITENQENDNFFIYNKDDEMSKNLLEKLEIKAKMIPFSTKEQLPEGGFVNDDQIVVKMKHEFSMKVEELSLLGNHNVANSLAASIAGKILKINNESIRHSLMTFQAVEHRLEFVTETDGVKYINDSKATNVNATYYALESMKTPTVWIVGGLDKGNDYTEIEDLVKRKVKAIVCLGVDNKKIIDFFKDKKEFIYDTSSMEEAVKISKSLAKKGDTVLLSPCCASFDLFKSYEDRGRQFKEQVLKANGH